A DNA window from Roseovarius sp. Pro17 contains the following coding sequences:
- a CDS encoding ATP-dependent DNA helicase codes for MTETALTYSPDQAEAHDRISEALRAAGVDLENGTTTPPREGKDSVMAVIGKAGSGKTLLLAALYRALEEAGVDIVSGDYEGKKRRDRRTLAILAPTNKAAFVLRMHGVPATTIHRILYTPVYDPEYEKIAEWLAGNGERPEIEALTETALDRAFAFYQTNKSIPGALAAAGLKGSDFITGWKRREEPLDIGFVDEASMLDTRQMDDLKEIFPTLFLFGDPAQLAPVNSSGAMVFETLPERSKLELHRIHRQDADNPILDLAHALADPALEFHDFEQMIEDAAKRDDRVQWAQRVQVDLMARSPVLVWRNATRIRLINAFRAVHGAPEDALLEGEPLICDGIELPLKHRKKRLDLEARGLIKGAQVIYLGPGRKPGFSRLHVMGAEDPQISAASIVKIEKPGEEEPFIPFAANMGATFLHGAAVTIHKAQGSQWKDVQVFAPDLYAAARMGRSEAGQPLWKRLAYVAITRAEERLHWVVRNRLSKPEYALRVDDLRTKPVPLTLEVSEE; via the coding sequence ATGACCGAGACCGCCCTCACATACTCGCCCGATCAGGCCGAAGCGCATGACCGCATCAGCGAGGCGCTGCGCGCTGCCGGCGTTGATCTGGAAAATGGCACCACCACGCCCCCACGTGAGGGCAAGGACAGCGTCATGGCCGTCATCGGCAAGGCCGGATCGGGTAAAACGCTGCTCCTCGCCGCGCTCTACCGCGCGCTGGAGGAGGCGGGCGTCGATATCGTTTCGGGCGATTACGAGGGCAAGAAGCGCCGCGATCGCCGCACCCTTGCCATTCTCGCCCCCACGAACAAGGCCGCCTTTGTCCTGCGCATGCACGGCGTCCCGGCCACCACAATTCACCGCATTCTGTACACGCCCGTCTATGACCCCGAGTATGAGAAGATTGCCGAATGGCTGGCTGGCAATGGCGAGCGCCCCGAGATCGAAGCGCTCACCGAAACCGCGCTTGACCGGGCGTTCGCCTTTTACCAGACGAACAAATCCATTCCCGGCGCGCTGGCTGCGGCGGGCCTGAAAGGCAGCGATTTCATAACTGGCTGGAAGCGGCGCGAGGAACCACTGGACATCGGGTTCGTCGATGAGGCCAGCATGCTCGACACCCGCCAGATGGACGATCTCAAGGAGATTTTCCCGACCCTCTTTCTCTTTGGCGATCCTGCGCAGTTGGCCCCGGTCAACAGCTCGGGCGCGATGGTGTTTGAAACCTTACCCGAACGCTCCAAGCTGGAGCTGCACCGCATTCACCGGCAGGACGCCGACAATCCGATCCTCGATCTCGCGCACGCGCTGGCCGATCCGGCGCTGGAATTCCACGACTTTGAGCAGATGATCGAAGATGCCGCGAAACGCGACGACCGTGTTCAATGGGCGCAGCGTGTGCAGGTCGATCTGATGGCGCGCAGCCCCGTGCTGGTCTGGCGCAACGCCACGCGCATCCGCCTGATCAACGCCTTCCGCGCCGTCCACGGAGCGCCCGAAGACGCCTTGCTGGAAGGCGAGCCCCTGATCTGCGACGGCATCGAACTACCGCTCAAGCATCGCAAGAAGCGCCTCGATCTGGAGGCGCGCGGCCTGATCAAAGGCGCGCAGGTGATCTATCTGGGACCGGGCCGCAAACCCGGCTTTTCGCGCCTGCACGTCATGGGGGCCGAAGATCCGCAAATCAGCGCCGCCAGCATCGTCAAAATCGAAAAACCGGGCGAGGAAGAACCGTTCATCCCCTTCGCCGCCAATATGGGGGCCACATTCCTGCACGGCGCCGCCGTCACGATCCACAAGGCGCAAGGTTCGCAGTGGAAGGACGTGCAGGTCTTTGCGCCCGACCTCTACGCCGCGGCCCGGATGGGGCGCAGCGAGGCGGGTCAGCCGCTGTGGAAACGCCTTGCCTATGTCGCGATCACCCGCGCCGAAGAACGCCTGCACTGGGTCGTGCGCAACCGCCTGTCCAAGCCCGAATATGCCTTGCGCGTCGACGATCTGCGCACGAAACCGGTGCCACTGACATTGGAAGTGAGCGAAGAATGA
- a CDS encoding phosphomannomutase/phosphoglucomutase — protein sequence MITPTGFREYDARWKYPEEINLPGITALGLGLGTQMFARGIDPVIAVGNDYRDYSLTIKNALMLGLMQAGIKVLDIGPAVSPMAYFAQFHLDAPAVAMVTASHNPNGWTGVKMGFERPLTHGPDEMDELKAIVLEGRGQPRPGGAYEYVSGVREAYLDDLVGDFRMTRPLKVVCATGNGTASAFAPELFARMGVEVVPSHNDLDYTFPHYNPNPEAMEMLHDMSASVRASGADFALGFDGDGDRCGVVDDEGTEIFADKMGVIMARDFARLYPGSTFVADVKSTGLFASDPELLAHGAKADYWKTGHSHMKRRVKEIGALAGFEKSGHYFLAEPVGRGYDCGMRVAVEICKLMERNPDKSMSDLRRALPVTYSTPTMSPYCADLEKYDVLERLVAKLVAHHDAGLPLAGRKIAQVVTVNGARVILDNGSWGLVRASSNTPNLVVVCESSESDAEMRAIFADIDAVIRTEPSVGEYDQMI from the coding sequence ATGATCACGCCTACGGGATTTCGCGAGTACGACGCGCGCTGGAAATACCCCGAGGAAATCAACCTGCCCGGTATCACCGCCCTCGGCCTTGGCCTAGGCACGCAGATGTTTGCGCGCGGGATCGACCCGGTGATCGCGGTCGGCAACGACTATCGGGACTACTCTCTCACCATCAAGAACGCGCTGATGCTGGGCCTGATGCAGGCCGGGATCAAGGTGCTGGATATCGGTCCCGCCGTCAGCCCGATGGCCTATTTCGCGCAGTTCCATCTGGACGCGCCTGCCGTCGCGATGGTCACTGCCTCGCACAATCCGAACGGCTGGACCGGGGTCAAAATGGGCTTTGAACGCCCCCTGACCCATGGCCCGGACGAGATGGACGAACTAAAGGCAATCGTGCTGGAGGGGCGCGGTCAGCCGCGTCCCGGCGGCGCCTATGAATACGTGTCTGGCGTGCGCGAGGCCTACCTTGATGATCTCGTCGGCGATTTCCGCATGACCCGCCCGCTCAAGGTGGTTTGTGCCACCGGTAACGGAACCGCATCGGCCTTTGCGCCCGAATTGTTCGCGCGCATGGGCGTCGAGGTGGTCCCGTCGCACAATGATCTCGACTACACCTTTCCCCACTACAATCCCAACCCCGAAGCGATGGAAATGCTGCACGACATGTCCGCCAGCGTGCGCGCGTCGGGCGCTGATTTCGCATTGGGCTTCGACGGTGACGGCGATCGCTGTGGCGTAGTGGACGATGAGGGGACCGAGATTTTCGCCGACAAGATGGGCGTCATCATGGCCCGCGATTTTGCCCGCCTTTACCCCGGCAGCACCTTTGTTGCCGACGTCAAATCCACCGGGCTGTTCGCGTCCGATCCAGAGCTGCTGGCGCATGGTGCCAAGGCCGATTACTGGAAAACCGGACACAGCCACATGAAGCGCCGGGTCAAGGAAATCGGCGCACTGGCAGGGTTTGAGAAATCCGGCCATTACTTTTTGGCCGAACCGGTGGGCCGTGGCTATGATTGCGGGATGCGCGTCGCAGTCGAGATCTGCAAACTGATGGAGCGTAACCCTGACAAATCCATGTCAGACCTGCGTCGCGCGCTGCCCGTAACCTACTCGACACCAACAATGTCGCCCTACTGTGCCGACCTTGAGAAATACGATGTGCTGGAGCGACTGGTGGCCAAGCTGGTCGCCCATCACGATGCTGGATTACCGTTGGCAGGCCGCAAGATCGCGCAGGTCGTCACGGTCAACGGCGCGCGCGTGATCCTGGATAACGGCAGTTGGGGATTGGTGCGCGCGTCATCCAACACGCCCAATCTGGTGGTGGTCTGCGAAAGCAGTGAGAGCGACGCAGAGATGCGTGCGATTTTCGCGGATATCGACGCGGTAATCCGCACAGAGCCATCAGTCGGGGAATACGACCAGATGATCTGA
- a CDS encoding capsule biosynthesis protein produces MTTKPKARKFRIRRTQGAGGEADQSQVGHSQGAAQATETTAPEQPSAMPESEAKDAPRTGEVVSASEMGTSHHIDDIRKEGLTGRQLRMARRVAQKHGLAPISDFDAVRLLRERGIDPFQRSSILELITNDQGRGDIDDPATGPGHDVDTPRVQLPQTIPVQATLPATHLSPADRRSAEIMRIQRDIGKRRRRKLLLLLTRLAAFVFLPTLLAGYYYYGVATPMYSTKSEFLILSNDGGGGGMGGFKLPSQFATGQDAIATQSYLLSKDAMLRLDRDVGFRDHFSQPWIDPLQRLDPDASNEKAYKLYKKYMKIGYDPTEGVLRMEISTADPQVSTDFSNKLITYAEERVDDLSKRKREDALESSTESLETAKEERREAQRQMVALQEGSLLDPEGEIGNIRQLIGNVELQLQEKQLALNTQMNNARPNSARVEALASEIEVLKREQAKQRARLTDATDENTSLASQTADIQMAQADLLTADMVLQAALESQRMSASEANKQVRYLTVSVRPVASQDASYPRSFENTVLAFLVFAGIYLMISLTASILREQVSS; encoded by the coding sequence ATGACTACGAAACCCAAGGCTAGAAAATTCCGCATCCGACGCACCCAAGGTGCGGGGGGCGAGGCCGATCAATCGCAAGTTGGTCATTCGCAGGGCGCGGCCCAAGCGACCGAAACCACTGCGCCGGAGCAGCCATCTGCGATGCCCGAGTCCGAGGCAAAGGATGCACCGCGCACCGGCGAGGTTGTAAGCGCGAGTGAAATGGGTACGTCCCACCACATCGACGACATCCGCAAGGAGGGGCTGACCGGCCGCCAATTGCGCATGGCGCGGCGCGTCGCACAAAAGCACGGGCTGGCGCCCATATCGGATTTCGACGCCGTGCGCCTGTTGCGTGAGCGCGGCATTGATCCGTTTCAACGCTCCAGCATTCTAGAACTGATCACGAACGACCAAGGTCGGGGCGACATCGACGATCCAGCGACCGGGCCCGGCCACGATGTCGACACCCCGCGCGTTCAACTGCCCCAGACGATTCCGGTGCAAGCGACCTTGCCCGCAACCCATCTGAGCCCTGCCGACCGGCGCAGCGCAGAGATCATGCGCATCCAGCGCGATATCGGCAAACGCCGCCGGCGCAAGCTGCTGCTGCTGCTGACGCGGCTGGCAGCATTCGTATTCCTGCCCACTTTGCTGGCCGGATATTATTATTACGGCGTCGCCACCCCGATGTATTCGACCAAGTCCGAATTCCTGATCCTGTCCAATGACGGCGGCGGCGGCGGCATGGGGGGCTTTAAGCTGCCCAGTCAGTTCGCCACCGGGCAGGACGCGATCGCGACACAATCCTATCTTCTGTCCAAGGATGCGATGCTGCGACTCGACCGCGATGTTGGTTTTCGCGATCATTTCAGCCAGCCTTGGATCGATCCGCTCCAGCGGTTAGATCCAGATGCGAGCAACGAAAAGGCCTATAAGCTCTACAAGAAATACATGAAAATCGGCTACGATCCGACCGAAGGCGTGCTGCGGATGGAGATATCGACTGCCGATCCCCAGGTCAGCACCGATTTCTCAAACAAGCTGATCACCTACGCCGAAGAGCGGGTCGACGATCTGTCCAAGCGCAAGCGCGAGGATGCGTTGGAATCCTCGACCGAAAGCCTGGAAACGGCCAAGGAGGAACGCCGCGAGGCGCAGCGCCAGATGGTCGCGTTGCAGGAAGGGAGCCTGCTGGACCCCGAGGGCGAGATTGGCAATATCCGTCAGCTGATCGGCAACGTCGAATTGCAATTGCAGGAAAAACAGCTGGCGCTGAACACGCAGATGAACAACGCCCGTCCGAATAGCGCCAGAGTCGAAGCGCTGGCCAGCGAGATCGAGGTGCTCAAGCGCGAGCAGGCCAAGCAGCGTGCGCGCCTGACCGACGCGACCGATGAAAACACATCGCTTGCCTCGCAAACCGCCGATATCCAGATGGCTCAGGCCGACCTTCTGACCGCCGACATGGTCTTGCAAGCGGCGCTGGAATCACAGCGCATGAGTGCCAGCGAGGCGAACAAGCAGGTGCGCTATCTGACCGTAAGCGTGCGCCCCGTGGCCTCGCAGGACGCGTCCTATCCCCGCTCGTTCGAAAACACGGTCCTGGCGTTTCTGGTCTTTGCCGGCATCTACCTGATGATTTCGCTAACCGCGTCGATCCTGCGCGAACAAGTGTCGTCTTGA
- a CDS encoding ABC transporter ATP-binding protein, with product MLEFDNVSKSFWTGTQRKVILEKVSFRVELGRSMGILAPNGTGKTTVINMMAGLEKPDEGEIRRDCRISFPLGFMGGVIGKISAMENSRYIARLYGLDPDYVEAFCRWMCNLGEYFDQPLGTYSAGMKSRFTFALMLALDFDIYLIDEGMPSSTDVEFNRKAGEILRERLATTTVVIVSHQAAVLEKFATSAAVLMGGQLYMFDTLEEAKQLYDYETQG from the coding sequence ATGCTCGAGTTCGACAACGTCAGCAAGTCCTTCTGGACTGGCACTCAGCGCAAGGTGATCTTGGAAAAGGTCAGCTTTCGCGTCGAGTTGGGTCGTTCGATGGGCATCCTTGCGCCTAATGGCACGGGCAAGACGACGGTGATCAACATGATGGCCGGCCTCGAGAAACCCGACGAAGGCGAGATAAGGCGCGACTGCCGCATCAGCTTTCCGCTTGGATTCATGGGCGGGGTCATCGGCAAAATCTCGGCGATGGAGAACAGTCGCTATATCGCCCGGCTTTACGGCCTCGATCCCGATTATGTTGAGGCATTCTGTCGCTGGATGTGCAATCTGGGCGAGTATTTCGACCAGCCGCTAGGCACTTACAGCGCCGGGATGAAGTCACGTTTTACCTTTGCGCTGATGCTGGCGCTGGATTTCGACATCTACCTGATCGACGAAGGCATGCCCAGTTCGACCGATGTCGAATTCAACCGCAAGGCAGGCGAAATCCTGCGTGAGAGGCTGGCGACCACGACGGTCGTCATTGTGTCGCATCAGGCCGCCGTGCTGGAGAAGTTCGCGACCTCCGCAGCTGTCCTGATGGGCGGCCAGCTATATATGTTCGATACCTTGGAAGAGGCCAAACAGCTTTATGACTACGAAACCCAAGGCTAG
- a CDS encoding uracil-DNA glycosylase family protein — translation MNTLVTRIARCRLCAARFAASATGHAPRPVPWFAPGARLLIAGQAPGARVHASGVPFDDPSGDRLRDWLGLERADFYDRTRVAIVPMAFCFPGYDARGADLPPPAICHETWHDAVMQVLGPIPLRVLVGAHAQRYHLGARGPVTQTVADWRSHAPGVFALPHPSWRNTGWLKKNPWFEAEVLPALRARVAEVMQDG, via the coding sequence ATGAATACTCTCGTCACCCGGATCGCCCGATGCCGTCTTTGCGCCGCGCGTTTCGCCGCAAGCGCCACCGGCCATGCGCCGCGTCCCGTGCCATGGTTCGCGCCCGGCGCGCGTCTGCTGATCGCCGGGCAGGCACCCGGCGCGCGGGTGCATGCATCGGGCGTGCCGTTCGACGACCCCTCTGGCGACCGACTGCGTGACTGGCTGGGGCTGGAGCGCGCCGATTTCTACGATCGCACCCGTGTGGCGATCGTGCCCATGGCGTTCTGCTTTCCGGGGTATGATGCGCGCGGGGCGGATTTGCCGCCGCCTGCGATCTGCCATGAGACCTGGCATGATGCCGTCATGCAGGTGCTTGGCCCTATTCCTTTGCGCGTGTTGGTGGGTGCCCATGCGCAGCGCTACCATTTGGGCGCGCGCGGTCCCGTGACGCAAACCGTTGCTGACTGGCGCAGCCACGCGCCCGGCGTTTTTGCATTGCCCCATCCATCGTGGCGCAATACGGGCTGGCTAAAGAAAAACCCGTGGTTCGAGGCCGAGGTTCTGCCCGCCCTTCGCGCCCGTGTAGCAGAGGTAATGCAAGATGGCTGA
- a CDS encoding SseB family protein, with protein MAETALDRAHAVMEAAPEDGAPRLAFYHCLADTQLFVLLTEEPEGDHISPRTFDIEGTSYALAFDGEERLAGFTDGPAPYAALLGRTLAGMLAGAGAGLGLNLEVAPSSILLPPDALDWLVQTLGQGGGNEASTRPESVSAPEGVPQALLNALDAKLARAGGLANHACLAGARYAGGAAGHALFFIGAAPGAEMALTRAVSEALTFSGIEAGALDVGFAEAGSALAQRLERVGLRFDLPQTAAPTQRAAPGSDPDRPPRLK; from the coding sequence ATGGCTGAGACCGCTCTGGACCGCGCCCATGCGGTGATGGAGGCCGCGCCAGAGGATGGCGCGCCGCGCCTTGCCTTTTATCACTGCCTTGCCGACACACAGCTGTTCGTGCTGCTGACCGAAGAGCCGGAGGGCGATCATATCAGCCCGCGCACGTTCGATATCGAGGGCACATCCTATGCGCTGGCCTTCGATGGCGAAGAGCGGTTGGCGGGGTTCACCGACGGGCCCGCGCCCTATGCCGCGCTGCTGGGCCGCACGCTGGCCGGGATGCTGGCGGGGGCGGGGGCGGGTCTTGGCCTGAACCTTGAGGTCGCACCATCGTCGATCTTGCTGCCACCTGATGCGCTTGATTGGTTGGTCCAGACGCTGGGGCAGGGCGGAGGCAATGAGGCCAGCACCCGCCCCGAGAGCGTCAGCGCGCCCGAGGGCGTGCCGCAGGCGCTGTTGAATGCGCTGGACGCCAAGCTGGCGCGCGCGGGTGGTCTGGCCAACCACGCCTGCCTTGCCGGGGCGCGTTATGCGGGCGGCGCGGCGGGGCATGCGCTGTTTTTCATCGGCGCGGCGCCGGGGGCTGAGATGGCGCTAACACGCGCAGTGTCCGAGGCGCTGACGTTTTCAGGCATAGAGGCGGGCGCGCTGGATGTCGGCTTTGCCGAGGCGGGGAGTGCGTTGGCGCAGCGGCTAGAACGGGTCGGGCTGCGCTTTGACTTGCCGCAAACTGCGGCGCCAACGCAGCGCGCTGCACCGGGGTCTGATCCTGATCGGCCGCCGAGGTTGAAGTAA
- a CDS encoding glyoxylate/hydroxypyruvate reductase A, with the protein MTIQILFSAKDDRWPQYNGPLTHALQQAGITDFNLSRDIAPEAVDYIVMAPNGPVQDFSPYTNCKAVLNLWAGVENIVGNPTLTQPLTRMVDHGLTRGMVEWVTGHVLRHHLGMDAHILGQDGIWRSDIPPLAEQRPVTILGMGELGTACAEALVMLGFDVTGWSRSPKDIPGVRCLNGEGGLRKALSTAQILVLLLPKTPETENVLNVQHIALMPQGAMVINPGRGPLIDDQAMIAALDSGQIAHATLDVFRVEPLPPEHPYWAHPSVTVTPHIASETRDDTASQVIAENVRRGEAGEPFLHLVDPKLGY; encoded by the coding sequence ATGACGATTCAGATCCTGTTTTCCGCCAAGGATGACCGCTGGCCGCAATACAATGGCCCACTGACACATGCGCTGCAGCAAGCGGGGATCACGGATTTCAACCTGTCACGCGATATTGCGCCAGAGGCTGTCGACTATATCGTCATGGCGCCCAATGGCCCGGTGCAGGATTTTTCGCCCTATACGAACTGCAAGGCGGTGCTGAACCTCTGGGCCGGTGTCGAAAATATCGTTGGCAATCCGACCCTCACGCAGCCTCTGACACGCATGGTTGATCATGGGCTGACGCGCGGTATGGTCGAATGGGTGACGGGGCATGTGCTGCGCCATCATCTGGGGATGGATGCGCATATCCTCGGGCAGGACGGCATTTGGCGCAGCGATATTCCACCACTGGCCGAGCAGCGCCCCGTCACTATTCTGGGAATGGGTGAACTTGGCACAGCCTGCGCCGAAGCACTGGTGATGTTGGGCTTTGACGTCACGGGCTGGAGCCGCTCGCCCAAGGATATTCCCGGTGTGCGCTGCCTGAATGGTGAGGGCGGCCTGCGCAAGGCGCTGAGCACCGCGCAGATCCTCGTGCTGTTACTGCCGAAAACGCCTGAAACCGAAAATGTGCTGAACGTCCAGCACATCGCCTTGATGCCGCAGGGCGCGATGGTGATCAATCCGGGACGCGGCCCGCTGATCGACGATCAAGCGATGATTGCGGCGCTGGATTCCGGGCAGATCGCGCATGCAACGCTGGACGTTTTCCGCGTCGAACCACTACCACCCGAGCATCCCTACTGGGCGCATCCATCGGTAACGGTGACGCCCCACATCGCGTCCGAAACGCGCGATGATACCGCCAGTCAGGTGATTGCCGAAAATGTCCGGCGCGGCGAAGCAGGTGAGCCATTTCTGCATCTGGTGGACCCCAAACTGGGGTATTGA
- the rodA gene encoding rod shape-determining protein RodA, producing MSYLEYTVKSVPTGLRKILYINWPIAVLLTAVACIGFLMLYSVAGGSAEPWMDPQLKRFAVGFGAMLAVAMVPIWFWRNIAGLAYGISLALLVAVELFGSIGGGSQRWIEMGFMRLQPSELMKITMIMLLAAYYDWLPLSKTSRPIWVLFPVVLILVPVYLVLTQPDLGTAILLIAAGGGMMFLAGVHWAYFAAVIAAGIGLVTTVFKSRGTDWQLLADYQFRRIDTFLDPSTDPLGAGYHITQSKIALGSGGWTGRGFMQGTQSRLNFLPEKHTDFIFTTLAEEFGFIGAISLLGLYSLIIVFCISTAMTNRDRFSSLLTLGIAATFFLFFAVNMSMVMGLAPVVGVPLPLVSYGGSAMLILMLGFGIVQSAHVHKPR from the coding sequence ATGAGCTATCTTGAATACACCGTCAAAAGCGTGCCGACGGGCCTGCGCAAGATCCTCTATATCAACTGGCCCATCGCGGTGTTGTTGACGGCGGTGGCCTGCATCGGGTTCCTCATGCTCTATTCCGTCGCGGGCGGCTCGGCCGAGCCCTGGATGGACCCGCAGCTGAAGCGTTTCGCCGTCGGTTTTGGCGCCATGCTGGCCGTCGCGATGGTACCGATCTGGTTCTGGCGCAACATCGCCGGACTGGCCTACGGCATATCGCTGGCGCTGCTGGTCGCGGTCGAACTCTTTGGCAGCATCGGCGGAGGCTCGCAGCGCTGGATCGAAATGGGGTTCATGCGTCTGCAACCCTCGGAGCTGATGAAAATCACGATGATCATGCTGCTGGCCGCCTATTACGATTGGTTGCCCCTCAGCAAGACGTCGCGCCCAATATGGGTGCTGTTTCCCGTCGTGCTAATTCTAGTCCCGGTCTATCTGGTGTTGACGCAACCCGATCTGGGGACAGCGATCCTGCTGATCGCTGCGGGCGGTGGCATGATGTTCCTCGCGGGGGTCCATTGGGCCTATTTTGCCGCCGTGATCGCCGCAGGGATCGGCCTTGTCACCACGGTGTTCAAGAGCCGGGGCACCGACTGGCAGCTGCTGGCCGACTACCAGTTTCGCCGGATCGACACGTTTCTGGACCCATCGACCGACCCGCTGGGCGCGGGCTATCACATTACCCAGTCCAAGATCGCGCTGGGATCGGGCGGCTGGACCGGGCGCGGGTTCATGCAAGGCACGCAATCGCGGCTAAACTTCCTGCCCGAAAAGCATACGGATTTCATCTTTACCACGCTGGCCGAGGAATTCGGCTTTATCGGGGCGATTTCGCTGCTGGGCCTCTATTCGTTGATCATCGTCTTTTGCATCAGTACGGCTATGACGAACCGTGACCGGTTTTCGTCGCTTTTGACGCTGGGAATCGCGGCGACGTTCTTTCTGTTTTTCGCGGTGAATATGTCGATGGTCATGGGCCTCGCGCCGGTCGTTGGTGTGCCATTACCGCTGGTCAGCTATGGGGGGTCGGCTATGTTGATCCTCATGCTGGGTTTCGGCATCGTACAGAGCGCGCATGTCCACAAGCCGAGGTAA
- the mrdA gene encoding penicillin-binding protein 2, with amino-acid sequence MKRQTRDTAISQRRITRRGLMLGAGQAGFLGLLAWRMRHLQVDQADQFRLLADENRIKIRLIPPARGQIFDRNGLVVAENVPSYRIMLEREEAGDVEDTIARLGRLIHLDPEELERAHEEMRRSRVHPVTIADRISWEELSRVAVNAPALPGVRPEVGLSRRYPMESEYAHVLGYVGPVSDYDLDKIEAPDQLLLIPRFQIGKIGLEAMREDMLRGKAGTKRVEQNAAGRVMRELDRRVGEPGKDVQITTDSNLQSYIHARLAGESAAAVVMDCESGDILATVSTPGFDSNLFVRGISVSDYKALLENKYRPLPNKAVQGIYPPGSTFKMVTALAALEGGQANTEDTVYCPGHLEVAGRRFHCWKRAGHGNVDLNRALRESCDVYFYEMALRTGIENISAMARRLGLGVAHDLPMTSVAEGLIPTKAWKRESRGANWVIGDSVNSAIGQGFVLTSPLQLAVMTARLATGRSVTPRLIKSVGGVETPTGHGDDLGLNENNLRSVRRAMYDVSNNKRGTGYRSRIVADGMRMAGKTGTSQVRNITAAERAQGVRSNADLPWERRDHALFVDYAPYENPKVAVAVLVEHGGGGASTAAPIARDITLQALYQGDPPLDAYPTADQDRIRIQQEQLREARPHHGPKPSDRA; translated from the coding sequence ATGAAACGTCAGACGCGCGACACGGCGATCAGCCAGCGACGCATCACGCGGCGCGGCCTGATGCTGGGCGCGGGGCAGGCAGGATTCCTTGGCCTTTTGGCGTGGCGGATGCGGCATCTTCAGGTCGATCAGGCCGACCAGTTCCGCCTGCTGGCCGATGAAAACCGCATTAAAATCCGTCTGATTCCGCCCGCGCGCGGCCAGATTTTTGACCGCAACGGGCTGGTCGTGGCCGAAAACGTGCCCAGCTACCGCATCATGCTGGAACGCGAAGAAGCGGGCGATGTCGAGGATACGATTGCGCGGCTGGGCCGTTTGATCCATCTAGACCCAGAAGAGCTGGAGCGCGCCCACGAGGAAATGCGCCGCTCGCGCGTGCATCCCGTGACCATCGCCGACCGCATATCCTGGGAAGAGTTGAGCCGCGTCGCCGTCAACGCCCCTGCCCTGCCCGGCGTGCGTCCTGAGGTTGGCCTGTCGCGCCGCTATCCAATGGAAAGTGAATACGCCCATGTTCTGGGCTATGTCGGCCCTGTCAGCGACTATGATCTGGACAAGATCGAAGCACCGGACCAATTATTGCTGATCCCGCGATTTCAGATCGGCAAGATCGGCCTTGAGGCAATGCGCGAGGACATGCTGCGCGGCAAGGCGGGCACCAAGCGGGTTGAGCAGAACGCCGCTGGCCGCGTCATGCGCGAGCTGGACCGCCGCGTCGGCGAGCCGGGCAAGGACGTGCAGATCACCACCGATAGCAATCTGCAATCCTACATCCACGCACGCCTTGCCGGGGAAAGCGCCGCTGCCGTGGTGATGGACTGCGAAAGCGGCGATATTTTGGCCACCGTGTCGACCCCCGGCTTTGACAGCAATCTCTTTGTACGCGGAATTTCAGTCAGCGATTACAAAGCTTTGCTAGAAAACAAGTATCGCCCCCTGCCGAACAAGGCGGTGCAGGGCATCTATCCGCCCGGCTCGACCTTCAAGATGGTGACGGCGCTCGCCGCGCTCGAAGGGGGGCAGGCCAACACCGAGGATACAGTTTATTGCCCCGGCCATCTGGAAGTCGCCGGGCGCAGATTCCACTGCTGGAAACGCGCCGGCCACGGCAATGTCGACCTGAACCGCGCCCTACGCGAAAGCTGCGACGTCTACTTTTACGAAATGGCCCTACGCACTGGTATTGAAAATATCAGTGCCATGGCCCGCCGCCTTGGTCTGGGCGTTGCGCATGACCTGCCGATGACCAGCGTCGCCGAAGGGCTGATCCCCACCAAGGCGTGGAAGCGCGAATCGCGCGGCGCCAACTGGGTGATCGGTGACAGCGTGAACTCGGCAATCGGGCAAGGTTTTGTGCTGACCTCGCCCTTGCAGCTGGCGGTAATGACCGCGCGCCTCGCCACGGGGCGTTCGGTGACACCACGCCTGATCAAGTCCGTCGGCGGCGTCGAGACGCCGACCGGCCATGGCGACGACCTGGGCCTCAATGAAAACAATCTGCGCAGCGTGCGCCGCGCCATGTACGACGTGTCGAACAACAAGCGCGGGACCGGCTATCGCAGTCGCATCGTCGCCGACGGGATGCGCATGGCAGGCAAGACCGGCACCAGTCAGGTGCGCAACATCACCGCCGCCGAACGCGCGCAGGGCGTGCGCAGCAACGCTGATCTGCCATGGGAGCGGCGCGATCACGCGCTGTTTGTCGACTATGCGCCCTATGAGAATCCAAAGGTCGCCGTCGCCGTGCTGGTCGAGCATGGCGGGGGCGGTGCGTCCACGGCGGCACCCATCGCGCGCGACATCACGCTTCAGGCGCTTTATCAGGGCGATCCACCCCTCGATGCCTACCCCACTGCAGATCAGGACCGCATCCGCATACAACAAGAACAGCTGCGCGAAGCGCGCCCCCATCACGGCCCGAAACCGAGCGATCGCGCATGA